One Molothrus ater isolate BHLD 08-10-18 breed brown headed cowbird chromosome 13, BPBGC_Mater_1.1, whole genome shotgun sequence DNA window includes the following coding sequences:
- the SKOR1 gene encoding SKI family transcriptional corepressor 1, whose protein sequence is MEAIASQMGNGRDASSSPNSKQELQPYQGSNTLKPNQVGETSLYGVPIVSLVIDGQERLCLAQISNTLLKNYSYNEIHNRRVALGITCVQCTPVQLEILRRAGAMPISSRRCGMITKREAERLCKSFLGEHKPPKLPENFAFDVVHECAWGSRGSFIPARYNSSRAKCIKCSYCSMYFSPNKFIFHSHRTPDSKYTQPDAANFNSWRRHLKLSDKTATEELSHAWEDVKAMFNGGTRKRTFSLQGAAAGGPGAGSPAAKAALHPAPPAGPELAPAHKSLRCSGQEAAGERGALGLAAAHGGAAGAHGGAGAVRSYPVIPVPSKGFGMLQKLPPPLFPHPYGFPAAAFGLCPKKQEEALGGAGGGEAGKGGALPPGMFWGPPHPHPHQPAQPPHQPGAAKDTGVYPSFPVFWPAAGSLPVPPYPAQSPAKAAATAVVVAAAAAAAAAAAEPAGLAGRHGELEGSEPSGSGRSSATPQEGAGAEGERCPSALSRAAGEEERSGDEALLAPLPLPRKGSYLSAFRPVVKDAESIAKLYGTREAFGGAGPRGPGYLSPDFLSEGSSSYRSLSPGGDTAEEPEVDVESNRFPEDEEEEAAAVPAVAPAEGREPPPPRLLAGPEEPPPPPPAGAEGPEEKPGEAGAQEGGPAPDGSPERSGSSGAYEVFAPERGELLQPLKPAASLGAPAAFLCTPEAKEQDKEDNHSAAEDLESRKSYQDQRNVSHASPVNTDRGEEGLAMDVTGTQLVEKDIENLARDELQKLVLEQMELRKKLERDFQSLKDNFQDQMKRELAYREEMVQQLQIVRDTLCNELDQERKARYAIQQKLKEAHDALHHFSCKMLTPRHCTGNCSFKPPLLPQ, encoded by the exons ATGGAGGCGATCGCCAGTCAGATGGGAAATGGGAGAGATGCAAGCTCCTCCCCAAATTCAAAGCAAGAGCTGCAGCCGTACCAGGGCTCCAATACCCTCAAGCCCAACCAAGTGGGTGAGACCTCCCTGTACGGCGTGCCCATCGTGTCCCTGGTCATCGACGGGCAGGAGCGGCTGTGCCTGGCGCAGATCTCCAACACGCTGCTCAAGAACTACAGCTACAATGAGATCCACAACCGGCGCGTGGCCCTGGGCATCACCTGCGTGCAGTGCACGCCGGTGCAGCTGGAGATCCTGCGGCGGGCCGGGGCCATGCCCATCTCCTCCCGCCGCTGCGGCATGATCACCAAGAGGGAGGCGGAGCGGCTCTGCAAGTCCTTCCTGGGCGAGCACAAGCCGCCCAAGCTGCCCGAGAACTTCGCCTTCGACGTGGTGCACGAGTGCGCCTGGGGCTCCCGGGGCAGCTTCATCCCGGCGCGCTACAACAGCTCCCGCGCCAAGTGCATCAAGTGCAGCTACTGCAGCATGTACTTCTCGCCCAACAAGTTCATCTTCCACTCCCACCGCACCCCGGACTCCAAGTACACCCAGCCCGACGCCGCCAACTTCAACTCCTGGCGCCGCCACCTCAAGCTCAGCGACAAGACGGCCACGGAGGAGCTGTCGCACGCCTGGGAGGATGTCAAGGCCATGTTCAACGGCGGCACCCGCAAGCGGACCTTCTCCCTGCAAGGGGCGGCCGCcggcgggcccggggccggCTCCCCCGCCGCCAAGGCCGCCCTGCACCCGGCGCCGCCCGCCGGCCCCGAGCTGGCCCCGGCGCACAAGAGCCTCCGGTGCAGCGGGCAGGAGGCGGCGGGCGAGCGCGGCGCGCTGGGGCTGGCGGCGGCGcacggcggggccgcgggcgcgcacggcggggcgggcgcggtgCGCAGCTACCCGGTGATCCCGGTGCCCAGCAAGGGCTTCGGGATGCTGCAGAagctgccgccgccgctctTCCCGCACCCCTACGGCTTCCCCGCCGCCGCGTTCGGACTGTGCCCCAAGAAGCAGGAGGAGGCGCTgggcggcgcggggggcggcgAGGCGGGTAAGGGCGGCGCGCTGCCCCCCGGCATGTTCTGGGGACCCCCGCACCCCCACCCGCACCAGCCGGCCCAGCCGCCGCACCAGCCCGGCGCCGCCAAGGACACCGGCGTGTACCCCTCGTTCCCCGTGTTCTGGCCGGCCGCCGGCAGCCTGCCCGTGCCGCCCTACCCCGCGCAGAGCCCGGCCAAAGCGGCCGCCACCGCCGTGGtggtggcggcggcggcagcggcggcggcggcggcggccgagccggcggggctggcggggcGGCACGGGGAGCTGGAGGGCTCGGAGCCCTCGGGCAGCGGCCGCAGCAGCGCCACCCCGCAGGAGGGCGCGGGCGCCGAGGGCGAGCGCTGCCCCAGCGCCCTGTCGCGGGCGGCGGGCGAGGAGGAGCGCTCCGGGGACGAGGCGCTGCTGGCCCCGCTGCCGCTGCCCAGGAAGGGCAGTTACCTGTCCGCCTTCCGCCCGGTGGTGAAGGACGCCGAGAGCATCGCCAAGCTCTACGGCACCCGCGAGGCGTTCGGCGGCGCggggccccgcggccccggctACCTCTCGCCGGACTTCCTCAGCGAGGGCAGCTCCAGCTACCGCTCGCTGTCCCCCGGCGGCGACACGGCCGAGGAGCCCGAGGTGGACGTGGAGTCCAACCGCTTCCcggaggacgaggaggaggaggccgcCGCCGTGCCCGCCGTGGCCCCCGCCGAGggccgggagccgccgccgccgcggctgCTGGCCGGGCCcgaggagccgccgccgccgccgcccgccggggcCGAGGGGCCCGAGGAGAAGCCGGGCGAGGCGGGGGCGCAGGAGGGCGGCCCAGCCCCCGACGGCAGCCCCGAGcgcagcggcagcagcggcgcCTACGAg GTGTTCGCGCCCGAGAGgggggagctcctgcagccgcTGAAGCCCGCAGCCTCCCTGGGAGCCCCCGCCGCCTTCCTCTGCACCCCCGAGGCCAAGG AGCAAGATAAAGAAGACAATCACTCCGCGGCGGAGGATTTAGAGAGCAGAAAATCCTATCAGGACCAAAGGAATGTCTCTCATGCCAGCCCTGTAAATACCGACAGAG GCGAGGAAGGGCTCGCTATGGATGTCACCGGCACGCAGCTGGTGGAGAAGGACATCGAGAACCTGGCCCGAG atgAGTTACAAAAACTGGTCCTGGAGCAAATGGAGCTGAGgaaaaagctggagagggacttccAGAGCCTGAAAG ATAACTTCCAGGACCAGATGAAGCGGGAGCTGGCGTACCGGGAGGAGatggtgcagcagctgcagatcGTGCGAG ACACGCTGTGCAACGAGCTGGACCAGGAGCGGAAAGCGCGCTACGCCATCCAGCAGAAGTTGAAAG AGGCTCACGACGCGCTGCACCACTTCTCCTGCAAGATGCTGACCCCGCGGCACTGCACCGGGAACTGCTCCTTCAAGCCGCCGCTGCTGCCCCAGTGA